A single Columba livia isolate bColLiv1 breed racing homer chromosome 22, bColLiv1.pat.W.v2, whole genome shotgun sequence DNA region contains:
- the ATP2B4 gene encoding plasma membrane calcium-transporting ATPase 4 isoform X4, producing the protein MTNNVADHHPANSVAEGNHEGDFGCSMVELRNLMELRSAEAVARLNDSYGGVQNVCKRLKTSPVEGLSGNPTDLEKRRQVFGQNFIPPKKAKTFLQLVWEALQDVTLIILEIAAIISLGLSFYHPPGGDNELCGQSTGGVEDEGESQAGWIEGAAILFSVIIVVLVTAFNDWSKEKQFRGLQSRIEQEQKFTVIRKGQVIQIPVAEIVVGDIAQIKYGDLLPADGILIQGNDLKIDESSLTGESDQVKKSLEKDPMLLSGTHVMEGSGRMVVTAVGINSQTGIIFTLLGAGEGDEEKKVKKAKTQDGVALEIQPLKSQEGVENEEKEKKKVKVPKKEKSVLQGKLTRLAVQIGKAGLIMSAITVIILVLYFVIDTFGVQGRPWLAECTPIYIQYFVKFFIIGVTVLVVAVPEGLPLAVTISLAYSVKKMMKDNNLVRHLDACETMGNATAICSDKTGTLTMNRMTVVQAYVGDTHYRQIPDPEAILPKVLDLIVNGVAINSAYTSKILPPEKEGGLPRQVGNKTECALLGFVLDLKQDYQAVRNEVPEEKLYKVYTFNSVRKSMSTVVKNGNGGFRMYSKGASEIILRKCTRILDKNGDPRVFKVKDRDEMVKKVIEPMACHGLRTICLAFRDFPASAEPDWDSENEILSDLTCIAVVGIEDPVRPEVPDAILKCQRAGITVRMVTGDNINTARAIATKCGILLPGEDFLCLEGKEFNRLIRNEKGEVEQEQLDKVWPKLRVLARSSPTDKHTLVKGIIDSTVGDQRQVVAVTGDGTNDGPALKKADVGFAMGIAGTDVAKEASDIILTDDNFTSIVKAVMWGRNVYDSISKFLQFQLTVNVVAVIVAFTGACITQDSPLKAVQMLWVNLIMDTFASLALATEPPSESLLLRKPYGRNKPLISRTMMKNILGHAVYQLTIIFTLLFAGEKFFDIDSGRNAPLHSPPTEHYTIVFNTFVMMQLFNEINARKIHGERNVFESIYRNPIFCTVVLGTFAAQIIIVEFGGKPFSCSGLTLSQWFWCIFIGVGELLWGQLICTVPTSRLKFLKEAGHGITKEEIPEEELPEDVDEIDHAEMELRRGQILWFRGLNRIQTQMDVVYTFQTGASSLQGALRRQPSIVSQHHDVKNVSSPTHVALSSVNSTPTTSAVAAAAASPPAGNQSGECVP; encoded by the exons ATGACGAACAACGTGGCCGACCACCACCCCGCGAACTCGGTTgctgaaggcaaccatgaggggGACTTTGGTTGCTCCATGGTGGAGCTCAGGAACCTCATGGAGCTGAGGAGCGCCGAGGCGGTCGCCCGGCTCAATGACTCTTATGGCGGCGTGCAGAATGTCTGCAAGAGGTTGAAGACGTCGCCAGTGGAAG GCCTGTCTGGGAACCCGACCGACCTGGAGAAGAGGCGGCAGGTCTTCGGCCAGAACTTTATTCCTCCCAAAAAGGCCAAGACGTTCCTGCAGTTAGTGTGGGAGGCACTCCAGGACGTCACGCTGATCATCTTGGAAATCGCAGCCATAATCTCCCTGGGCCTGTCCTTCTACCACCCTCCAGGCGGTGACAATGAAC TGTGCGGCCAGTCGACGGGCGGCGTGGAGGACGAGGGCGAGTCGCAGGCTGGCTGGATCGAGGGGGCGGCGATCTTGTTTTCGGTGATCATCGTGGTGCTGGTGACCGCCTTCAATGACTGGAGCAAGGAGAAGCAATTCCGTGGCCTCCAGAGCCGCATCGAGCAGGAGCAAAAGTTCACGGTCATCCGCAAAGGGCAGGTGATCCAGATCCCGGTGGCTGAGATCGTGGTGGGAGACATCGCGCAGATCAAGTACG GTGATCTGCTGCCGGCAGACGGGATCCTGATCCAGGGCAACGACCTGAAAATAGATGAGAGCTCGCTGACCGGGGAGTCAGACCAAGTCAAGAAATCGCTGGAGAAAGACCCCATGCTGCTATCGG GTACCCACGTGATGGAGGGATCCGGCAGGATGGTGGTGACGGCCGTGGGCATCAACTCCCAGACCGGAATCATCTTCACTCTGTtgggagcaggagaaggagatGAGGAAAAGAAGGTGAAGAAAG CTAAAACTCAGGATGGTGTGGCCTTAGAGATCCAGCCCCTGAAGAGCCAGGAAGGGGTGGAAaatgaggagaaagagaagaagaaggtgAAGGTCCCCAAGAAGGAGAAGTCTGTGCTGCAGGGGAAGCTCACGCGCCTGGCGGTGCAGATCGGGAAGGCGG GGCTGATCATGTCGGCCATCACGGTCATCATCTTGGTGCTGTACTTCGTGATCGACacgtttggggtgcaggggcgGCCCTGGCTGGCGGAGTGCACCCCCATTTACATCCAGTACTTCGTCAAGTTCTTCATCATCGGTGTCACCGTGTTGGTGGTGGCTGTGCCTGAAGGGCTCCCGCTGGCTGTCACCATCTCCCTGGCCTATTCTGTGAAG AAAATGATGAAGGACAACAACCTTGTGAGACACTTGGATGCGTGCGAGACCATGGGCAATGCCACTGCCATCTGCTCGGATAAGACGggcacgctcaccatgaaccGCATGACCGTGGTGCAGGCCTACGTGGGGGACACCCACTACCGCCAGATCCCCGACCCTGAAGCCATCCTGCCCAAGGTCCTGGACCTCATTGTCAATGGCGTCGCCATCAACTCAGCCTACACATCCAAGATCCTG CCACCCGAGAAGGAAGGGGGGCTTCCCCGGCAAGTGGGGAACAAGACGGAGTGCGCCCTGCTGGGCTTCGTGCTGGACCTGAAGCAGGATTACCAGGCTGTGCGCAACGAGGTGCCGGAGGAGAAGCTCTACAAGGTCTACACCTTCAACTCTGTGCGCAAGTCCATGAGCACGGTGGTGAAGAACGGCAACGGTGGCTTCCGCATGTACAGCAAGGGAGCCTCCGAGATCATCCTCCGAAA GTGCACCAGGATCCTGGACAAGAACGGAGACCCTCGGGTGTTCAAGGTGAAGGACCGGGATGAGATGGTGAAGAAGGTGATAGAGCCCATGGCCTGCCATGGCTTGCGCACCATCTGCCTGGCCTTCCGCGACTTCCCCGCCAGCGCTGAGCCCGACTGGGACAGCGAGAACGAGATCCTGTCCGACCTGACCTGCATCGCCGTGGTGGGCATCGAGGACCCTGTGCGGCCAGAG GTGCCGGATGCCATCCTGAAGTGCCAGCGGGCAGGGATCACTGTCCGGATGGTGACAGGGGACAACATCAACACCGCCCGTGCCATTGCCACCAAGTGTGGCAtcctgctgccgggggaggacTTCTTGTGcctggaggggaaggagttcAACCGGCTCATCCGCAACGAGAAGGGAGAG gtggagcaggagcagctggataAGGTCTGGCCCAAGCTGCGGGTGCTGGCGCGCTCCTCCCCGACGGATAAGCACACGCTGGTGAAAG GAATTATTGACAGCACCGTTGGTGACCAGAGGCAGGTGGTGGCGGTGACCGGGGACGGGACCAACGATGGCCCGGCTCTCAAGAAGGCTGACGTTGGCTTTGCCATG GGCATCGCGGGCACGGACGTGGCGAAAGAGGCTTCGGACATCATCCTGACGGACGACAACTTCACCAGCATCGTCAAGGCGGTGATGTGGGGACGCAACGTCTACGACAGCATCTCCAAGTTCCTGCAGTTCCAGCTGACCGTGAACGTCGTGGCCGTCATCGTGGCCTTCACGGGCGCCTGCATCACGCAG GACTCTCCCCTGAAGGCTGTGCAGATGCTGTGGGTGAACCTGATCATGGACACCTTCGCCTCCTTGGCCCTGGCCACGGAGCCCCCATCCGAGTCCCTGCTGCTACGCAAGCCCTACGGCCGCAACAAGCCACTCATCTCGCGCACCATGATGAAGAACATCCTGGGACACGCCGTGTACCAGCTCACCATCATCTTCACGCTGCTTTTTGCAG GGGAGAAGTTTTTTGACATCGACAGCGGCCGAAATGCTCCACTCCACTCCCCGCCCACTGAGCACTACACCATCGTCTTCAACACCTTCGTCATGATGCAGCTGTTCAACGAGATCAATGCGCGCAAGATCCACGGGGAGAGGAACGTCTTCGAGTCCATTTACCGCAACCCCATCTTCTGCACGGTGGTGCTGGGGACGTTTGCAGCTCAG ATCATCATCGTGGAGTTTGGTGGGAAGCCCTTCAGCTGCTCCGGGCTCACCCTCAGCCAGTGGTTCTGGTGTATTTTTATTGGAGTTGGGGAGCTCCTCTGGGGCCAG CTGATCTGCACTGTCCCAACCAGCCGCCTGAAGTTCCTGAAGGAAGCTGGACACGGCATCACCAAGGAGGAGATCCCAGAGGAGGAGCTGCCTGAAGACGTGGACGAGATTGACCACGCGGAGATGGAGCTGCGGCGCGGGCAGATCCTCTGGTTCCGGGGTCTCAACAGGATACAGACACAG ATGGACGTAGTTTACACATTCCAGACCGGCGCCTCCTCTTTGCAGGGAGCCCTCAGGAGACAGCCTTCCATCGTGAGCCAGCACCACGatgtaaaaaatgtttctagCCCAACCCATGTAGCTCTTTCCTCCGTCAATTCCACTCCCACCacttctgctgttgctgctgctgctgcatctcCTCCTGCGGGCA
- the ATP2B4 gene encoding plasma membrane calcium-transporting ATPase 4 isoform X3, whose translation MTNNVADHHPANSVAEGNHEGDFGCSMVELRNLMELRSAEAVARLNDSYGGVQNVCKRLKTSPVEGLSGNPTDLEKRRQVFGQNFIPPKKAKTFLQLVWEALQDVTLIILEIAAIISLGLSFYHPPGGDNELCGQSTGGVEDEGESQAGWIEGAAILFSVIIVVLVTAFNDWSKEKQFRGLQSRIEQEQKFTVIRKGQVIQIPVAEIVVGDIAQIKYGDLLPADGILIQGNDLKIDESSLTGESDQVKKSLEKDPMLLSGTHVMEGSGRMVVTAVGINSQTGIIFTLLGAGEGDEEKKVKKGKKTGAPENRNKAKTQDGVALEIQPLKSQEGVENEEKEKKKVKVPKKEKSVLQGKLTRLAVQIGKAGLIMSAITVIILVLYFVIDTFGVQGRPWLAECTPIYIQYFVKFFIIGVTVLVVAVPEGLPLAVTISLAYSVKKMMKDNNLVRHLDACETMGNATAICSDKTGTLTMNRMTVVQAYVGDTHYRQIPDPEAILPKVLDLIVNGVAINSAYTSKILPPEKEGGLPRQVGNKTECALLGFVLDLKQDYQAVRNEVPEEKLYKVYTFNSVRKSMSTVVKNGNGGFRMYSKGASEIILRKCTRILDKNGDPRVFKVKDRDEMVKKVIEPMACHGLRTICLAFRDFPASAEPDWDSENEILSDLTCIAVVGIEDPVRPEVPDAILKCQRAGITVRMVTGDNINTARAIATKCGILLPGEDFLCLEGKEFNRLIRNEKGEVEQEQLDKVWPKLRVLARSSPTDKHTLVKGIIDSTVGDQRQVVAVTGDGTNDGPALKKADVGFAMGIAGTDVAKEASDIILTDDNFTSIVKAVMWGRNVYDSISKFLQFQLTVNVVAVIVAFTGACITQDSPLKAVQMLWVNLIMDTFASLALATEPPSESLLLRKPYGRNKPLISRTMMKNILGHAVYQLTIIFTLLFAGEKFFDIDSGRNAPLHSPPTEHYTIVFNTFVMMQLFNEINARKIHGERNVFESIYRNPIFCTVVLGTFAAQIIIVEFGGKPFSCSGLTLSQWFWCIFIGVGELLWGQLICTVPTSRLKFLKEAGHGITKEEIPEEELPEDVDEIDHAEMELRRGQILWFRGLNRIQTQMDVVYTFQTGASSLQGALRRQPSIVSQHHDVKNVSSPTHVALSSVNSTPTTSAVAAAAASPPAGNQSGECVP comes from the exons ATGACGAACAACGTGGCCGACCACCACCCCGCGAACTCGGTTgctgaaggcaaccatgaggggGACTTTGGTTGCTCCATGGTGGAGCTCAGGAACCTCATGGAGCTGAGGAGCGCCGAGGCGGTCGCCCGGCTCAATGACTCTTATGGCGGCGTGCAGAATGTCTGCAAGAGGTTGAAGACGTCGCCAGTGGAAG GCCTGTCTGGGAACCCGACCGACCTGGAGAAGAGGCGGCAGGTCTTCGGCCAGAACTTTATTCCTCCCAAAAAGGCCAAGACGTTCCTGCAGTTAGTGTGGGAGGCACTCCAGGACGTCACGCTGATCATCTTGGAAATCGCAGCCATAATCTCCCTGGGCCTGTCCTTCTACCACCCTCCAGGCGGTGACAATGAAC TGTGCGGCCAGTCGACGGGCGGCGTGGAGGACGAGGGCGAGTCGCAGGCTGGCTGGATCGAGGGGGCGGCGATCTTGTTTTCGGTGATCATCGTGGTGCTGGTGACCGCCTTCAATGACTGGAGCAAGGAGAAGCAATTCCGTGGCCTCCAGAGCCGCATCGAGCAGGAGCAAAAGTTCACGGTCATCCGCAAAGGGCAGGTGATCCAGATCCCGGTGGCTGAGATCGTGGTGGGAGACATCGCGCAGATCAAGTACG GTGATCTGCTGCCGGCAGACGGGATCCTGATCCAGGGCAACGACCTGAAAATAGATGAGAGCTCGCTGACCGGGGAGTCAGACCAAGTCAAGAAATCGCTGGAGAAAGACCCCATGCTGCTATCGG GTACCCACGTGATGGAGGGATCCGGCAGGATGGTGGTGACGGCCGTGGGCATCAACTCCCAGACCGGAATCATCTTCACTCTGTtgggagcaggagaaggagatGAGGAAAAGAAGGTGAAGAAAG GTAAAAAAACCGGAGCCCCTGAAAATCGCAACAAAG CTAAAACTCAGGATGGTGTGGCCTTAGAGATCCAGCCCCTGAAGAGCCAGGAAGGGGTGGAAaatgaggagaaagagaagaagaaggtgAAGGTCCCCAAGAAGGAGAAGTCTGTGCTGCAGGGGAAGCTCACGCGCCTGGCGGTGCAGATCGGGAAGGCGG GGCTGATCATGTCGGCCATCACGGTCATCATCTTGGTGCTGTACTTCGTGATCGACacgtttggggtgcaggggcgGCCCTGGCTGGCGGAGTGCACCCCCATTTACATCCAGTACTTCGTCAAGTTCTTCATCATCGGTGTCACCGTGTTGGTGGTGGCTGTGCCTGAAGGGCTCCCGCTGGCTGTCACCATCTCCCTGGCCTATTCTGTGAAG AAAATGATGAAGGACAACAACCTTGTGAGACACTTGGATGCGTGCGAGACCATGGGCAATGCCACTGCCATCTGCTCGGATAAGACGggcacgctcaccatgaaccGCATGACCGTGGTGCAGGCCTACGTGGGGGACACCCACTACCGCCAGATCCCCGACCCTGAAGCCATCCTGCCCAAGGTCCTGGACCTCATTGTCAATGGCGTCGCCATCAACTCAGCCTACACATCCAAGATCCTG CCACCCGAGAAGGAAGGGGGGCTTCCCCGGCAAGTGGGGAACAAGACGGAGTGCGCCCTGCTGGGCTTCGTGCTGGACCTGAAGCAGGATTACCAGGCTGTGCGCAACGAGGTGCCGGAGGAGAAGCTCTACAAGGTCTACACCTTCAACTCTGTGCGCAAGTCCATGAGCACGGTGGTGAAGAACGGCAACGGTGGCTTCCGCATGTACAGCAAGGGAGCCTCCGAGATCATCCTCCGAAA GTGCACCAGGATCCTGGACAAGAACGGAGACCCTCGGGTGTTCAAGGTGAAGGACCGGGATGAGATGGTGAAGAAGGTGATAGAGCCCATGGCCTGCCATGGCTTGCGCACCATCTGCCTGGCCTTCCGCGACTTCCCCGCCAGCGCTGAGCCCGACTGGGACAGCGAGAACGAGATCCTGTCCGACCTGACCTGCATCGCCGTGGTGGGCATCGAGGACCCTGTGCGGCCAGAG GTGCCGGATGCCATCCTGAAGTGCCAGCGGGCAGGGATCACTGTCCGGATGGTGACAGGGGACAACATCAACACCGCCCGTGCCATTGCCACCAAGTGTGGCAtcctgctgccgggggaggacTTCTTGTGcctggaggggaaggagttcAACCGGCTCATCCGCAACGAGAAGGGAGAG gtggagcaggagcagctggataAGGTCTGGCCCAAGCTGCGGGTGCTGGCGCGCTCCTCCCCGACGGATAAGCACACGCTGGTGAAAG GAATTATTGACAGCACCGTTGGTGACCAGAGGCAGGTGGTGGCGGTGACCGGGGACGGGACCAACGATGGCCCGGCTCTCAAGAAGGCTGACGTTGGCTTTGCCATG GGCATCGCGGGCACGGACGTGGCGAAAGAGGCTTCGGACATCATCCTGACGGACGACAACTTCACCAGCATCGTCAAGGCGGTGATGTGGGGACGCAACGTCTACGACAGCATCTCCAAGTTCCTGCAGTTCCAGCTGACCGTGAACGTCGTGGCCGTCATCGTGGCCTTCACGGGCGCCTGCATCACGCAG GACTCTCCCCTGAAGGCTGTGCAGATGCTGTGGGTGAACCTGATCATGGACACCTTCGCCTCCTTGGCCCTGGCCACGGAGCCCCCATCCGAGTCCCTGCTGCTACGCAAGCCCTACGGCCGCAACAAGCCACTCATCTCGCGCACCATGATGAAGAACATCCTGGGACACGCCGTGTACCAGCTCACCATCATCTTCACGCTGCTTTTTGCAG GGGAGAAGTTTTTTGACATCGACAGCGGCCGAAATGCTCCACTCCACTCCCCGCCCACTGAGCACTACACCATCGTCTTCAACACCTTCGTCATGATGCAGCTGTTCAACGAGATCAATGCGCGCAAGATCCACGGGGAGAGGAACGTCTTCGAGTCCATTTACCGCAACCCCATCTTCTGCACGGTGGTGCTGGGGACGTTTGCAGCTCAG ATCATCATCGTGGAGTTTGGTGGGAAGCCCTTCAGCTGCTCCGGGCTCACCCTCAGCCAGTGGTTCTGGTGTATTTTTATTGGAGTTGGGGAGCTCCTCTGGGGCCAG CTGATCTGCACTGTCCCAACCAGCCGCCTGAAGTTCCTGAAGGAAGCTGGACACGGCATCACCAAGGAGGAGATCCCAGAGGAGGAGCTGCCTGAAGACGTGGACGAGATTGACCACGCGGAGATGGAGCTGCGGCGCGGGCAGATCCTCTGGTTCCGGGGTCTCAACAGGATACAGACACAG ATGGACGTAGTTTACACATTCCAGACCGGCGCCTCCTCTTTGCAGGGAGCCCTCAGGAGACAGCCTTCCATCGTGAGCCAGCACCACGatgtaaaaaatgtttctagCCCAACCCATGTAGCTCTTTCCTCCGTCAATTCCACTCCCACCacttctgctgttgctgctgctgctgcatctcCTCCTGCGGGCA
- the ATP2B4 gene encoding plasma membrane calcium-transporting ATPase 4 isoform X5: MTNNVADHHPANSVAEGNHEGDFGCSMVELRNLMELRSAEAVARLNDSYGGVQNVCKRLKTSPVEGLSGNPTDLEKRRQVFGQNFIPPKKAKTFLQLVWEALQDVTLIILEIAAIISLGLSFYHPPGGDNELCGQSTGGVEDEGESQAGWIEGAAILFSVIIVVLVTAFNDWSKEKQFRGLQSRIEQEQKFTVIRKGQVIQIPVAEIVVGDIAQIKYGDLLPADGILIQGNDLKIDESSLTGESDQVKKSLEKDPMLLSGTHVMEGSGRMVVTAVGINSQTGIIFTLLGAGEGDEEKKVKKGKKTGAPENRNKAKTQDGVALEIQPLKSQEGVENEEKEKKKVKVPKKEKSVLQGKLTRLAVQIGKAGLIMSAITVIILVLYFVIDTFGVQGRPWLAECTPIYIQYFVKFFIIGVTVLVVAVPEGLPLAVTISLAYSVKKMMKDNNLVRHLDACETMGNATAICSDKTGTLTMNRMTVVQAYVGDTHYRQIPDPEAILPKVLDLIVNGVAINSAYTSKILPPEKEGGLPRQVGNKTECALLGFVLDLKQDYQAVRNEVPEEKLYKVYTFNSVRKSMSTVVKNGNGGFRMYSKGASEIILRKCTRILDKNGDPRVFKVKDRDEMVKKVIEPMACHGLRTICLAFRDFPASAEPDWDSENEILSDLTCIAVVGIEDPVRPEVPDAILKCQRAGITVRMVTGDNINTARAIATKCGILLPGEDFLCLEGKEFNRLIRNEKGEVEQEQLDKVWPKLRVLARSSPTDKHTLVKGIIDSTVGDQRQVVAVTGDGTNDGPALKKADVGFAMGIAGTDVAKEASDIILTDDNFTSIVKAVMWGRNVYDSISKFLQFQLTVNVVAVIVAFTGACITQDSPLKAVQMLWVNLIMDTFASLALATEPPSESLLLRKPYGRNKPLISRTMMKNILGHAVYQLTIIFTLLFAGEKFFDIDSGRNAPLHSPPTEHYTIVFNTFVMMQLFNEINARKIHGERNVFESIYRNPIFCTVVLGTFAAQIIIVEFGGKPFSCSGLTLSQWFWCIFIGVGELLWGQLICTVPTSRLKFLKEAGHGITKEEIPEEELPEDVDEIDHAEMELRRGQILWFRGLNRIQTQMDVVYTFQTGASSLQGALRRQPSIVSQHHDIKVVNAFRSSLYEGLEKPESRSSIHNFMTHPEFILEEDEPRTPFLDGAEDDPETDGLKKRGGGSLGGSTPLNRNNNAVDSDQAELTVPEPDSPFHSLETSV, translated from the exons ATGACGAACAACGTGGCCGACCACCACCCCGCGAACTCGGTTgctgaaggcaaccatgaggggGACTTTGGTTGCTCCATGGTGGAGCTCAGGAACCTCATGGAGCTGAGGAGCGCCGAGGCGGTCGCCCGGCTCAATGACTCTTATGGCGGCGTGCAGAATGTCTGCAAGAGGTTGAAGACGTCGCCAGTGGAAG GCCTGTCTGGGAACCCGACCGACCTGGAGAAGAGGCGGCAGGTCTTCGGCCAGAACTTTATTCCTCCCAAAAAGGCCAAGACGTTCCTGCAGTTAGTGTGGGAGGCACTCCAGGACGTCACGCTGATCATCTTGGAAATCGCAGCCATAATCTCCCTGGGCCTGTCCTTCTACCACCCTCCAGGCGGTGACAATGAAC TGTGCGGCCAGTCGACGGGCGGCGTGGAGGACGAGGGCGAGTCGCAGGCTGGCTGGATCGAGGGGGCGGCGATCTTGTTTTCGGTGATCATCGTGGTGCTGGTGACCGCCTTCAATGACTGGAGCAAGGAGAAGCAATTCCGTGGCCTCCAGAGCCGCATCGAGCAGGAGCAAAAGTTCACGGTCATCCGCAAAGGGCAGGTGATCCAGATCCCGGTGGCTGAGATCGTGGTGGGAGACATCGCGCAGATCAAGTACG GTGATCTGCTGCCGGCAGACGGGATCCTGATCCAGGGCAACGACCTGAAAATAGATGAGAGCTCGCTGACCGGGGAGTCAGACCAAGTCAAGAAATCGCTGGAGAAAGACCCCATGCTGCTATCGG GTACCCACGTGATGGAGGGATCCGGCAGGATGGTGGTGACGGCCGTGGGCATCAACTCCCAGACCGGAATCATCTTCACTCTGTtgggagcaggagaaggagatGAGGAAAAGAAGGTGAAGAAAG GTAAAAAAACCGGAGCCCCTGAAAATCGCAACAAAG CTAAAACTCAGGATGGTGTGGCCTTAGAGATCCAGCCCCTGAAGAGCCAGGAAGGGGTGGAAaatgaggagaaagagaagaagaaggtgAAGGTCCCCAAGAAGGAGAAGTCTGTGCTGCAGGGGAAGCTCACGCGCCTGGCGGTGCAGATCGGGAAGGCGG GGCTGATCATGTCGGCCATCACGGTCATCATCTTGGTGCTGTACTTCGTGATCGACacgtttggggtgcaggggcgGCCCTGGCTGGCGGAGTGCACCCCCATTTACATCCAGTACTTCGTCAAGTTCTTCATCATCGGTGTCACCGTGTTGGTGGTGGCTGTGCCTGAAGGGCTCCCGCTGGCTGTCACCATCTCCCTGGCCTATTCTGTGAAG AAAATGATGAAGGACAACAACCTTGTGAGACACTTGGATGCGTGCGAGACCATGGGCAATGCCACTGCCATCTGCTCGGATAAGACGggcacgctcaccatgaaccGCATGACCGTGGTGCAGGCCTACGTGGGGGACACCCACTACCGCCAGATCCCCGACCCTGAAGCCATCCTGCCCAAGGTCCTGGACCTCATTGTCAATGGCGTCGCCATCAACTCAGCCTACACATCCAAGATCCTG CCACCCGAGAAGGAAGGGGGGCTTCCCCGGCAAGTGGGGAACAAGACGGAGTGCGCCCTGCTGGGCTTCGTGCTGGACCTGAAGCAGGATTACCAGGCTGTGCGCAACGAGGTGCCGGAGGAGAAGCTCTACAAGGTCTACACCTTCAACTCTGTGCGCAAGTCCATGAGCACGGTGGTGAAGAACGGCAACGGTGGCTTCCGCATGTACAGCAAGGGAGCCTCCGAGATCATCCTCCGAAA GTGCACCAGGATCCTGGACAAGAACGGAGACCCTCGGGTGTTCAAGGTGAAGGACCGGGATGAGATGGTGAAGAAGGTGATAGAGCCCATGGCCTGCCATGGCTTGCGCACCATCTGCCTGGCCTTCCGCGACTTCCCCGCCAGCGCTGAGCCCGACTGGGACAGCGAGAACGAGATCCTGTCCGACCTGACCTGCATCGCCGTGGTGGGCATCGAGGACCCTGTGCGGCCAGAG GTGCCGGATGCCATCCTGAAGTGCCAGCGGGCAGGGATCACTGTCCGGATGGTGACAGGGGACAACATCAACACCGCCCGTGCCATTGCCACCAAGTGTGGCAtcctgctgccgggggaggacTTCTTGTGcctggaggggaaggagttcAACCGGCTCATCCGCAACGAGAAGGGAGAG gtggagcaggagcagctggataAGGTCTGGCCCAAGCTGCGGGTGCTGGCGCGCTCCTCCCCGACGGATAAGCACACGCTGGTGAAAG GAATTATTGACAGCACCGTTGGTGACCAGAGGCAGGTGGTGGCGGTGACCGGGGACGGGACCAACGATGGCCCGGCTCTCAAGAAGGCTGACGTTGGCTTTGCCATG GGCATCGCGGGCACGGACGTGGCGAAAGAGGCTTCGGACATCATCCTGACGGACGACAACTTCACCAGCATCGTCAAGGCGGTGATGTGGGGACGCAACGTCTACGACAGCATCTCCAAGTTCCTGCAGTTCCAGCTGACCGTGAACGTCGTGGCCGTCATCGTGGCCTTCACGGGCGCCTGCATCACGCAG GACTCTCCCCTGAAGGCTGTGCAGATGCTGTGGGTGAACCTGATCATGGACACCTTCGCCTCCTTGGCCCTGGCCACGGAGCCCCCATCCGAGTCCCTGCTGCTACGCAAGCCCTACGGCCGCAACAAGCCACTCATCTCGCGCACCATGATGAAGAACATCCTGGGACACGCCGTGTACCAGCTCACCATCATCTTCACGCTGCTTTTTGCAG GGGAGAAGTTTTTTGACATCGACAGCGGCCGAAATGCTCCACTCCACTCCCCGCCCACTGAGCACTACACCATCGTCTTCAACACCTTCGTCATGATGCAGCTGTTCAACGAGATCAATGCGCGCAAGATCCACGGGGAGAGGAACGTCTTCGAGTCCATTTACCGCAACCCCATCTTCTGCACGGTGGTGCTGGGGACGTTTGCAGCTCAG ATCATCATCGTGGAGTTTGGTGGGAAGCCCTTCAGCTGCTCCGGGCTCACCCTCAGCCAGTGGTTCTGGTGTATTTTTATTGGAGTTGGGGAGCTCCTCTGGGGCCAG CTGATCTGCACTGTCCCAACCAGCCGCCTGAAGTTCCTGAAGGAAGCTGGACACGGCATCACCAAGGAGGAGATCCCAGAGGAGGAGCTGCCTGAAGACGTGGACGAGATTGACCACGCGGAGATGGAGCTGCGGCGCGGGCAGATCCTCTGGTTCCGGGGTCTCAACAGGATACAGACACAG ATGGACGTAGTTTACACATTCCAGACCGGCGCCTCCTCTTTGCAGGGAGCCCTCAGGAGACAGCCTTCCATCGTGAGCCAGCACCACGat